The following proteins are encoded in a genomic region of Hemiscyllium ocellatum isolate sHemOce1 chromosome 23, sHemOce1.pat.X.cur, whole genome shotgun sequence:
- the tmem243b gene encoding transmembrane protein 243b, translating into MDEYTTRTYGTSVQDNRPLFGETSARDRIINIVVGVLTSLLLIVTIISAFVFPQLPPKPLNVFFVVCILLTCASIGVLIFWYRQGDLEPKFRNLIYYNLFSILLLCICANLYFHDVGK; encoded by the exons ATGGATGAGTACACCACAAGGACTTATGGGACTAGTGTGCAGGACAACAGGCCCTTGTTTGGAGAGACATCAGCAAGG GATCGAATTATCAACATTGTTGTTGGTGTCCTCACATCTTTATTGCTGATA GTAACCATTATTAGTGCTTTTGTTTTCCCACAATTACCTCCAAAACCACTGAATGTTTTCTTTGTTGTCTGCATCTTGCTGACTTGCGCCTCCATTGGTGTTCTT ATTTTCTGGTATCGACAAGGTGACTTGGAACCTAAATTCCGGAATCTAATCTACTATAATTTATTTTCCATCCTTTTGCTGTGCATATGTGCCAACTTATACTTCCATGATGTTGGTAAATGA